A genomic region of Desulfatibacillum aliphaticivorans DSM 15576 contains the following coding sequences:
- a CDS encoding BsaWI family type II restriction enzyme has protein sequence MIIKVYDAKQKESVDVNIKNISDDQYNNIIEYYQNSLTKKTKSRAVSDSYIYSLKLCPEANPADLWWHVIYRYYLDEYSDQSWKRTAGFALEIAFVDIYAPLFDQYGINIECITGNRAHQVMKQMGIDDKVGKSKLDIVLEGKCHHNIYKVFGGLHVKSSLAERIQDDVPASLAMMEAGYWSGFFTLDAKAFPPPHGDAVVRGELGYRNDPGGALKRNYFERDGQFDNCYSYNLRTKPSEGETLSGKKIYRLSFSEPKPDQFMRDVIACWESKKNTIC, from the coding sequence ATGATTATTAAAGTTTATGACGCCAAGCAAAAAGAAAGCGTAGACGTTAATATTAAAAATATCTCTGATGACCAGTATAACAATATCATCGAGTATTATCAGAACTCTCTTACGAAAAAAACTAAATCCCGAGCTGTTTCTGATTCTTATATTTACAGCTTAAAACTTTGTCCAGAAGCAAATCCTGCTGATCTTTGGTGGCATGTTATTTATAGATATTATCTGGATGAATATAGCGATCAAAGCTGGAAACGAACTGCTGGTTTTGCTCTTGAAATTGCTTTTGTTGATATTTATGCGCCTCTATTCGATCAATACGGAATTAATATTGAATGTATAACAGGTAATCGCGCTCACCAAGTTATGAAACAAATGGGTATTGATGATAAGGTTGGAAAATCAAAGCTGGACATAGTGCTTGAAGGTAAGTGTCATCATAATATTTATAAAGTCTTTGGTGGCCTTCATGTTAAAAGTAGTCTTGCAGAAAGAATACAAGATGATGTGCCAGCTAGTTTAGCTATGATGGAAGCCGGCTACTGGAGCGGTTTTTTTACTCTTGATGCAAAAGCGTTTCCTCCGCCTCATGGAGACGCCGTAGTTAGAGGTGAGCTTGGTTATAGAAACGATCCTGGTGGAGCTCTAAAAAGAAACTATTTTGAGCGAGATGGGCAATTCGATAATTGCTATTCATACAATCTAAGAACAAAACCAAGCGAAGGCGAAACCCTGTCAGGAAAAAAAATTTATCGGCTTTCATTCAGCGAGCCCAAACCAGACCAATTTATGCGAGATGTGATTGCCTGTTGGGAATCTAAGAAAAACACAATCTGCTAA
- a CDS encoding helix-turn-helix domain-containing protein — protein MLLERKNIVGDAIKISRESKNPKITQEGLSTRLQLLGWSDCDRFTVSKIELGTRKVTDYELKLLSKALGVSSDTLLGELE, from the coding sequence ATGTTGCTGGAAAGAAAAAATATTGTCGGAGATGCGATAAAAATCTCCAGAGAATCAAAAAACCCTAAAATAACACAGGAAGGGCTTTCTACTCGCCTTCAATTACTCGGATGGTCAGACTGTGACAGATTTACTGTCTCAAAAATAGAGCTTGGAACAAGAAAAGTTACAGATTATGAACTCAAACTTCTTTCAAAGGCGTTGGGCGTCTCTTCTGATACTCTTTTAGGGGAATTAGAATGA
- a CDS encoding AAA family ATPase, with amino-acid sequence MIVLIGAEKGGTGKTTLATNFAAMRAQEGHEVLLLDTDSQGSATYWSRIRDDKGIKPAIYCAQKFGRVDQEVSKLAGKFDDIIIDAGGRDSEELRSSMLVAHKAYVPVQPSQFDVWTLSPMAQMVSKAKILNPDLKVYIILNRASPNPSVSEAAEAQEILADLEELELSKALVRDRIAFRKAARDGLSVSEMTPPDPKAVAEITELYKEVFHAG; translated from the coding sequence ATGATTGTCCTAATCGGAGCGGAAAAAGGCGGCACAGGGAAAACCACCCTGGCCACGAACTTTGCGGCCATGAGAGCCCAAGAAGGCCATGAGGTTCTTTTACTGGATACGGATAGCCAGGGGTCGGCTACCTATTGGAGCCGGATACGGGATGATAAGGGGATCAAGCCCGCGATTTATTGCGCCCAAAAATTCGGACGGGTTGACCAGGAGGTTTCCAAGCTGGCCGGAAAATTCGACGACATAATAATTGACGCCGGTGGCCGAGACTCCGAAGAACTCCGGAGCAGTATGCTTGTAGCCCACAAAGCATATGTGCCGGTACAGCCGAGCCAGTTTGATGTATGGACCCTATCCCCTATGGCGCAGATGGTTTCAAAAGCTAAAATCCTAAACCCGGATTTGAAAGTTTATATCATCTTAAACCGGGCATCCCCTAACCCGTCCGTATCCGAGGCTGCGGAAGCCCAGGAGATTTTAGCCGACCTTGAGGAGTTGGAACTATCCAAAGCCCTTGTCCGTGATCGTATCGCCTTTAGAAAGGCAGCCAGGGACGGCTTAAGCGTTTCTGAAATGACGCCTCCGGACCCCAAGGCCGTGGCCGAGATCACCGAGCTTTACAAGGAGGTGTTTCATGCCGGATGA